From a single Sus scrofa isolate TJ Tabasco breed Duroc chromosome 13, Sscrofa11.1, whole genome shotgun sequence genomic region:
- the AHSG gene encoding alpha-2-HS-glycoprotein: MKVLILFFCLAQLWGCRAVPHGPILGYREPACDDVETEQAALAAVDYINKHLPRGYKHTLNQVDSVKVWPRRPAGEVFDIEIDTLETTCHVLDPTPLANCSVRQLTEHAVEGDCDFHVLKQDGQFSVLFAKCDSSPDSAEDVHKVCPNCPLLAPLNDSRVVHAAESALAAFNAQSNGSYLQLVEISRAQLVPLSASVSVEFAVAVTDCVAKEVIDPTKCNLLVEKQYGFCKGTVTAKVNEEDVAVTCTVFQTQPVVLQPQPAGADAGATPVVDAAATASPLADVPAASLVVGPMVVAVPPGIPPVHRSHYDLRHSFSGVASVESASGEAFHVGKTPKGAQPSIPAADGSVPVVRPCPGRIRHFKI; encoded by the exons ATGAAGGTCCTCATCCTGTTCTTTTGCCTTGCTCAGCTCTGGGGCTGCCGTGCTGTCCCCCATGGCCCGATTCTGGGTTACAGGGAACCGGCCTGTGATGACGTAGAAACAGAGCAAGCAGCCCTGGCGGCCGTGGACTACATCAATAAGCACCTTCCTCGGGGCTACAAGCACACCTTGAACCAGGTTGACAGCGTGAAAGTGTGGCCAAGG CGGCCCGCGGGAGAGGTATTTGACATTGAAATAGACACGCTGGAAACCACCTGCCATGTCCTGGACCCCACTCCCCTGGCAAACTGCAGCGTGAGGCAGCTGACAGAGCAT GCGGTGGAAGGAGACTGCGATTTCCACGTGCTGAAACAGGACGGCCAGTTCTCCGTGTTATTTGCAAAATGTGATTCCAGTCCAG ACTCAGCTGAGGATGTTCACAAGGTGTGTCCAAACTGCCCCCTGCTGGCCCCGCTTAATGACAGCCGGGTGGTGCACGCTGCAGAATCGGCGCTGGCTGCCTTCAACGCCCAGAGCAACGGCTCCTATTTGCAGCTTGTGGAAATTTCTCGGGCTCAACTTGTG CCTCTTTCAGCTTCTGTCTCTGTGGAGTTTGCAGTAGCTGTCACTGACTGTGTGGCTAAAGAGGTCATAGACCCAACCAAATGCAACCTGCTGGTGGAAAAG CAATATGGCTTCTGTAAGGGGACAGTCACAGCGAAGGTTAATGAGGAAGATGTTGCGGTGACCTGCACGGTGTTCCAAACCCAG cctGTGGTCCTGCAGCCCCAACCTGCCGGTGCTGATGCGGGGGCCACCCCTGTGGTGGATGCAGCTGCAACTGCATCTCCTCTAGCTGACGTGCCCGCAGCTTCCCTGGTGGTGGGACCCATGGTGGTGGCAGTTCCTCCGGGCATCCCGCCAGTGCACCGATCACACTACGACCTGCGCCACTCTTTCTCGGGTGTGGCCTCAGTGGAGTCAGCCTCCGGAGAAGCATTCCACGTGGGGAAAACACCCAAGGGGGCACAGCCTAGCATTCCTGCTGCTGATGGCTCAGTTCCAGTGGTCCGCCCTTGCCCTGGGAGAATCAGACACTTCAAGATCTAG